The following proteins come from a genomic window of Companilactobacillus pabuli:
- a CDS encoding SLAP domain-containing protein, whose translation MKKATSLLLSGLLVSGMVLGTVSAPVTTVNAEGTASTTAENEATNLIKFTDVNGNAIKDLPATSVKASVGAKINMPDGYSLYPGLDQEAVVKADGTTQTFKVVKTDQITNVTINYVDEATKTQVGETSVDAVIGQTLSIPKPDITGYVLSDADASVEIAKDATYSINVTKEISNTIIFKTADNEQVGTATISGKKVGETVDVTSQLPKGYATKDATVALQANGNTQIVTVNKADNGVTPFKSVVTTNTDSEYTPLYTKTGALANRALRGGTDWQTNNKMTLDGVDYYQVSTTEWVKASDVSVKSTGNNTNTEADAVGAEKSDVNKVTTKNVNITPLYTRDGQTISNRGLGRNSAWATDLMKTINGAKMYRVATNEWVKASDIK comes from the coding sequence GTGAAAAAAGCTACATCATTATTATTGAGTGGATTACTAGTATCAGGTATGGTACTAGGCACAGTTAGTGCTCCTGTTACAACTGTTAACGCTGAAGGAACTGCTTCAACTACAGCAGAGAATGAAGCTACGAATTTGATTAAATTTACTGATGTCAATGGCAATGCTATTAAAGATCTTCCTGCCACATCAGTGAAAGCTAGTGTTGGTGCAAAAATCAACATGCCAGACGGTTATTCACTATATCCGGGACTTGATCAAGAGGCAGTTGTCAAAGCTGACGGAACTACACAAACTTTTAAGGTTGTGAAGACAGATCAAATCACTAATGTCACAATCAACTACGTCGATGAGGCAACCAAAACTCAAGTAGGAGAAACTAGTGTTGATGCCGTGATTGGACAAACTTTGTCGATCCCTAAGCCAGATATCACAGGTTATGTTTTGAGTGATGCTGATGCTAGTGTTGAGATTGCAAAAGATGCTACATACAGCATTAATGTAACTAAAGAAATCAGCAACACAATAATCTTTAAGACTGCTGACAACGAACAAGTAGGAACAGCTACTATTTCTGGCAAAAAAGTTGGTGAAACTGTCGATGTTACTTCACAACTTCCAAAGGGTTACGCTACTAAAGATGCTACAGTAGCTTTGCAAGCCAATGGTAATACCCAAATCGTGACCGTTAATAAAGCTGATAATGGAGTAACACCATTCAAGAGCGTTGTAACGACTAATACCGATTCAGAATACACACCACTATATACAAAGACTGGTGCTTTAGCTAACCGTGCACTTCGCGGAGGAACTGATTGGCAAACTAACAACAAAATGACTTTGGATGGAGTAGATTATTATCAAGTATCAACTACTGAATGGGTCAAAGCTTCTGATGTATCAGTTAAATCGACCGGTAATAATACTAATACAGAAGCAGATGCTGTCGGTGCAGAAAAATCTGATGTAAATAAAGTAACTACAAAGAATGTCAATATCACACCACTTTATACAAGAGATGGTCAAACTATTTCAAATCGTGGTTTAGGTAGGAATTCAGCTTGGGCTACTGATTTGATGAAGACAATCAATGGAGCCAAGATGTATCGTGTAGCTACTAATGAATGGGTTAAAGCTTCTGATATTAAATAA
- a CDS encoding metal-sulfur cluster assembly factor: MTEDKTKKDLVMDALEKVIDPELGIDIVNLGLIYEVEIENETDAVITMTLTTMGCPLSDMLHDTITAAVKSVEGIKNCEIELVWYPIWDISKMSRYARVALGIPEGFGQ; the protein is encoded by the coding sequence ATGACAGAAGATAAGACCAAAAAAGACCTAGTTATGGATGCCTTAGAGAAGGTGATTGATCCTGAACTAGGAATTGATATTGTTAATTTAGGTTTGATTTATGAAGTAGAAATTGAAAATGAAACTGATGCCGTTATAACGATGACCTTGACCACAATGGGCTGTCCTCTCAGCGACATGTTGCATGATACGATTACCGCAGCTGTCAAGTCGGTCGAAGGTATCAAAAATTGTGAAATCGAGTTAGTATGGTATCCAATCTGGGATATTTCTAAAATGAGTCGCTATGCCCGGGTAGCATTGGGAATTCCAGAAGGTTTTGGCCAGTAA
- a CDS encoding SLAP domain-containing protein — protein MKKSVLVTSILFSTMMFGGQYISVNAATVSNEQETKENSKVYNNIVLITQKGEHVAINIEGEVGKKYNLYDLIPHGYEIKGDKYINIISDVEKIRYVNVEALYVENILNFVDRWGDGLLGTWIAKGYTGDEVIIPDNVIPKGYSLIWGNKYTLSGDNTNYDISISRKAIHEESVAVIFNFYDENNNFVEKQTTYSEVGSKVYVPEPDNYKLAKNQPLYVIAKESGNTFNIKLIKDIHNVKLSFKDENGINIFNKDIESDFDPNYPIINVENLLGQETSYNNEYILDDNQPNEINVTSGGHYIVKVKHQYRNIIEFVDLKGNSIGYTEEVRGSKNQEITVSPKKGFSIIGNNKITIHDVDKYVHRIVLKGEKTNFKIQFKVHNDGGPVESIGDLMDYVGITGEKVTEEIVPEGYALSYDQYLSSESGVLWIWIVKKVHTTINFVDALGRVVSSQKEYTGKGADINLNIPKGYKLVNIPNNTITAAKNDSVRNILVVPANGVDLPEDPTKVTAQINLINQNSNKTIHSYIAQGKHGQKVDIQLPDGYELAKGSSKSIVLDKSKKSFNIYVIEKSPVTSQTAHLSTVQTKQTTSLFDKNGKQLRNRALAFNTGWKTDQKLVLNGVTYYRVGNNEYVKASDIVEYEAINKVVNTTSGSAKYLYDINGKKSSLRALASGSAWFSDKVATINGEKMYRVATNEWVKASDVL, from the coding sequence ATGAAAAAGAGTGTTTTAGTAACTAGTATTTTATTCTCAACTATGATGTTCGGTGGGCAATATATATCGGTTAATGCTGCTACTGTATCGAATGAGCAAGAGACTAAAGAGAATTCTAAAGTTTATAACAATATCGTTTTAATAACTCAAAAGGGAGAACATGTTGCTATAAATATCGAAGGAGAAGTCGGCAAGAAATACAATTTATATGACTTAATCCCACACGGATACGAAATTAAAGGTGACAAATATATTAATATTATTTCTGATGTTGAAAAAATTAGATATGTTAATGTTGAGGCGTTGTATGTAGAGAATATCTTAAATTTTGTGGATAGATGGGGAGATGGTCTTTTAGGAACTTGGATTGCTAAAGGATATACTGGTGATGAGGTTATAATACCTGATAATGTGATTCCTAAGGGTTATTCTTTAATTTGGGGTAATAAATATACCTTGAGTGGAGACAATACTAACTATGACATTAGTATCAGTCGAAAAGCGATTCATGAAGAAAGTGTAGCGGTTATTTTTAATTTTTATGACGAAAATAATAATTTTGTAGAAAAACAAACAACGTATAGTGAAGTTGGAAGTAAAGTCTATGTTCCTGAACCAGACAATTACAAATTAGCAAAAAATCAACCACTGTATGTAATAGCAAAGGAATCGGGAAATACTTTCAATATTAAGTTAATCAAAGATATTCATAATGTGAAATTATCTTTTAAAGATGAAAATGGTATTAATATTTTTAATAAAGATATTGAGAGCGATTTTGATCCAAATTATCCAATTATAAATGTAGAAAATCTTTTGGGACAAGAGACAAGTTATAATAACGAATACATTCTCGATGACAATCAACCGAATGAAATTAATGTTACTTCGGGTGGACATTATATAGTAAAAGTAAAACACCAATATAGAAATATAATCGAGTTTGTTGATTTAAAGGGAAATAGTATTGGATATACAGAAGAAGTTCGAGGTTCAAAAAACCAAGAAATAACTGTATCGCCAAAAAAAGGTTTTTCAATTATAGGAAATAATAAAATCACAATTCATGACGTGGATAAATATGTTCATAGAATAGTTTTAAAGGGGGAAAAAACTAACTTTAAAATTCAATTCAAAGTTCATAATGATGGTGGGCCAGTGGAAAGTATTGGAGATCTAATGGATTATGTTGGTATTACTGGTGAAAAAGTAACGGAGGAGATAGTCCCTGAAGGGTATGCATTATCTTATGATCAATACTTAAGTAGTGAAAGTGGAGTACTGTGGATTTGGATAGTAAAAAAAGTTCATACGACTATAAACTTTGTTGATGCATTAGGTAGAGTCGTAAGTAGTCAAAAAGAATATACAGGCAAGGGTGCAGATATTAATTTAAATATCCCTAAGGGCTACAAGTTAGTTAATATTCCTAACAATACTATTACGGCGGCTAAAAACGATTCTGTGCGTAACATCCTAGTAGTCCCGGCCAACGGAGTAGATCTACCAGAAGATCCAACCAAAGTAACAGCACAAATTAACCTTATCAATCAAAACAGCAATAAAACAATTCATAGTTATATTGCTCAAGGTAAACATGGTCAAAAAGTGGATATTCAATTACCTGATGGATATGAACTTGCTAAGGGTTCATCGAAATCAATTGTTTTAGACAAATCAAAAAAATCTTTCAATATTTATGTAATTGAAAAATCTCCAGTAACATCACAAACAGCACACTTATCTACAGTTCAAACAAAACAAACAACAAGTCTATTCGACAAGAACGGAAAGCAACTTCGCAATCGTGCGCTTGCCTTCAATACTGGTTGGAAGACTGATCAAAAACTAGTTTTAAACGGTGTAACTTACTATCGAGTGGGTAATAACGAATATGTAAAAGCAAGTGACATCGTAGAATATGAAGCAATTAACAAGGTCGTAAATACTACTTCAGGTTCCGCAAAATATTTATATGATATTAACGGTAAGAAGAGTAGCTTGAGAGCTCTAGCATCTGGCAGTGCTTGGTTCTCTGATAAAGTAGCTACAATCAATGGTGAAAAAATGTACCGAGTAGCTACAAACGAATGGGTTAAAGCAAGCGACGTTCTTTAA
- a CDS encoding HAD family hydrolase, with protein MIDTMIFDFNGTMIFDGLIQKRAWGKFLEVEFNRKLTSQDYQLHIAGINNRNTFEYYLGRSISGAELTQLSDKKENIYREICLNTPDEFQLVSGLADFLDWCESNDIKLNIATASEYSNVEFFFEQLQLGRWFDLSKVAFNDGQIKGKPAPDIFLKAIENVDGKVSNSAIFEDSVSGIQAANTAQAGKVVLVEDPKLEKVNLPENLRIDKLIRNYSGINKFFQE; from the coding sequence ATGATTGATACAATGATTTTTGATTTCAACGGTACGATGATTTTCGACGGTTTGATTCAAAAGAGAGCTTGGGGAAAATTTTTAGAAGTCGAGTTCAATCGCAAATTGACCAGTCAAGATTATCAATTGCACATTGCTGGAATTAATAATCGTAATACTTTTGAGTATTATTTGGGCAGAAGTATTTCAGGTGCTGAATTAACTCAATTGTCAGATAAAAAAGAGAATATTTATCGAGAAATTTGTTTGAATACTCCCGATGAATTCCAATTAGTATCAGGATTAGCTGATTTTTTGGACTGGTGTGAGAGTAATGATATTAAGCTGAACATCGCAACGGCTTCGGAATATTCTAATGTAGAGTTTTTCTTCGAGCAGTTGCAATTGGGACGTTGGTTTGATTTAAGCAAAGTTGCTTTCAATGACGGTCAAATCAAGGGTAAACCAGCACCTGATATCTTCTTGAAAGCTATCGAAAACGTTGATGGTAAAGTAAGTAATAGTGCTATTTTTGAAGATTCGGTTTCAGGTATTCAAGCAGCTAATACAGCTCAAGCGGGTAAAGTAGTTCTGGTCGAAGATCCAAAATTGGAAAAAGTAAATCTTCCTGAGAATTTGCGAATTGATAAATTAATTCGAAATTATTCAGGTATTAATAAATTCTTCCAAGAATAA